GTTGGGTTAGGATTTGCCGGGTCAAAACTAAAAGCATTCAAGGAGTTTCCATTTCCTCCGGCATCTGAAACAGACACAGACAACGGAGCAGAGGATGTGCCCCCTACTGAGCTAAGCATTAAACGGTAACCGGAGCCATCATTGATTATCGTGGCGCTGACATCGGTAGCTGCAGAGTTTATGGCATCCCTGATACCGGAAAGTGTCTTATTTGAGGTACTTATGTTTATTGTGGTGCTGTGGCTGCCATTAGAGACAGTAATCGTGCCGGAATTATAAACCGCCGAGGTTGATGTTGCAGCCTGCGAATACATCTTCTCTGACTGAGCCAGCTGAGAAACCTTTACACTATATTGCCCTGTGTTCACAGAGGAATCTGATGTGACTCTTACAGAGCCAGTATCAGATGACGAGGAGGTATATGTGTTAAGGTTGTTGGACTGAATATTTGTCAGGGCTGTTTTAAGAGAAGTCAAGTTGGACGCTATCTGCCCAAATGAACTTATCTTCGCCTGGTCTTTCTGTATTTGCGTGGTAAGCTTATTATAAGGTTGTTGTTCTACTGACATAAGGGCGTCAATGATTTGTCCGGTGTTTAACCCTGAATATGGTCCGACTGATGTTGTTATCGCACCACTTGACGACGTTGAGCTTCCAGGTGTCGTCGTTGACACCGCAGGTGTTGATGTAACTGAAGGAATTGTTAAATCGGCCATATCATGTCTCCTTATGGAACAAACTCTTTGCGGTATGCTCCAGCTGTTGTGCCATTTTCACATAATCCTCAGCAGGTATTTGTTTAATAACTTTACCCTCAGAATCTAAAATTCTGATTACAACTTTTTTATTATCATCAACGGCAAAAACCGCCTTACTATCCTTTGAGTCGGCAGGCTTTTCTGACTGTGCTTTTTCTGAAACACTATTCTGATTACCGTTACCTGCACTATGCTGTCCGGTGTGCTGGTCCTGTCCGCTTACGGCAGCATCAGTATGCTGTGACTGTTTTGCCCAATCCTGGGAATATGTACTCAGAGGTCCTAAGTTAATATCCATGTCCTATCCCTCCTCTATTGTGCCAGCCAGTGCCCTGTTCATACCACGCTGCACATTCAAATACGTTATCATCGTGTCAATTATTAAATCCATAGCTTACCTCCCTGTAAATTCAATGAGTCTAAAGTTAAAATAACAGCATCCAGCTATTATTTTATAATCTGCCATACCCTCC
The genomic region above belongs to Nitrospirota bacterium and contains:
- a CDS encoding flagellar protein FlaG, whose translation is MDINLGPLSTYSQDWAKQSQHTDAAVSGQDQHTGQHSAGNGNQNSVSEKAQSEKPADSKDSKAVFAVDDNKKVVIRILDSEGKVIKQIPAEDYVKMAQQLEHTAKSLFHKET
- the fliD gene encoding flagellar filament capping protein FliD, producing the protein MADLTIPSVTSTPAVSTTTPGSSTSSSGAITTSVGPYSGLNTGQIIDALMSVEQQPYNKLTTQIQKDQAKISSFGQIASNLTSLKTALTNIQSNNLNTYTSSSSDTGSVRVTSDSSVNTGQYSVKVSQLAQSEKMYSQAATSTSAVYNSGTITVSNGSHSTTINISTSNKTLSGIRDAINSAATDVSATIINDGSGYRLMLSSVGGTSSAPLSVSVSDAGGNGNSLNAFSFDPANPNPTDGGGMTLLQYRQDAKFSVDGLTLTSPTNKVSNVISGLSFDLLNTTSNRAVTISVDANAISSSTNMTNFVNAYNTALATLQQLTAAGQPLQYDGTLSSLMNSVRTAFTTSRDQNNSIALYGIMHNKDGTLTIDTSKMDTATQKNMRAFYNAVNSFSSSFSTTITNFLTNTITSVDSNLNTEVSQFTNKQSSMQEILDQKRAAYVKKFAAMEQTIGQLQSQGSAITGMTSGTSSSTGK